Below is a window of Georgenia soli DNA.
GCTGGAGGTCATGCGGCGGCTCGCCTCCACGGGCATGACGATGATGGTCGTCACCCACGAGATGGGGTTCGCGCGGGAGGTCGGCGACCGCCTGATCTTCATGGACGACGGCGTCATCGTCGAGGAGGGCGTCCCCGCCGAGATCCTCGCGAACCCGCAGCACGGGCGCACGCAGGCGTTCCTCTCGAAGGTCCTCTGAGGCCCGACTTATTGGGGGGCGCGAGACGTCAACTCCTCCCCGATCTGTCAACTCCTCCACGATCTGTCAACTCCTCCCCGAGAGGTCAACTCCTCCCCGAGAGGTCAAGTCCTCCCCGAGAGGTCAACTCCTCCCCGAGAGGTCAACTCCTCCTCGAGGTGTCACGAACTCCTCGAGCGATCGCCGGAGGCGTTCGCCAACTCCCTCACGAACTGAGCGGCCGCCCGTGGGGAAACCTCTGAGGAGAAGAAGACTTCTCACGGAGAAGTTGACGCCTCACGGAGAAGTTGACGTCTCACCGGGCTGGCGGGGGGCTCACCGGGCGGGGGCGAAGCGGAGACGGAAGTCGGCCTCGAGCTCCTCGAGCGACCGCCCCGACGTCTCCGGGATCATCCGCCGTGCGAAGACGATGGCACCGACGTTGACGACGGCGAAGGCCAGGAACGTCGTCGCCCCGCCGACCGCCGCCACGAGGACGGGGAAGGCGAAAGAGATGGCGGCGTTGACGCACCAGTGCAGGAAGACAGCGACCCCCATGCCGAGACCGCGCAGCTGCAGCGGGAACACCTCGGACAGCATCACCCAGGTGACCGGGGACAGCGCGGCCTGCTGGAACAGCAGGAACACCAGCATGAACGCCAGCACCGCGTAGCTGGCACCGACCGGCGGCACCCCGTCCGCGGTGAGCGCCGGCTCGACGGCGAGTGCGAACACCCCGCTGAGGGCGAGGAGCGCGACGAGGATGCCGGCCTGGCCCACGAGCAGCATGGTCCGGCGCGGCAGCCGCCGCACGATGCGCAGCCCGATCAGCGCGCCGACGACGGAGACGACGCCGTTCGCGATGGTCGCCGTCAGGGCTGCGTCGGTGGCGAGGCCCGTGAGCTCCAGCAGGAGCGGCGCGTAGTACATGATCGTGTTGACGCCGCTGACCTGCTGGATCACGGCGATGCCGATCCCGACCACCAGCAGGCGGCGCACCCACGGCAGGCGGAGCTCGCGCCACCCGTACCGTTCCCGGCCCTCCTCCGCGCGGGTCACCGCGACGATCTCCATCAGCTCGCCGAGGCTGTCGTGCCCGGCCGGCCGCGAGCGCCGCAGGGTGGTCAGCGCCTCGCCGTACCGGGCCCGGGCGGCGTACCAGCGGGACGTCTCGGGCACGAAGTGCACGCCGATCCACAGGGCCACCGCGGGCACGGACGCGGCGGCGAGCATGTAGCGCCAGGTGTGCGGGCTGTCCACGGTGTTCGCCAGCACGGCGTTCGTCGTGTACGCCAGCAGCTGGCCGGTGACGATCATCAGCTGGTCGACCGCCACGTACGTGCCGCGCTTCTCCTTCGGCGCGAGCTCGGCGAGGAACACCGGGACCGTGGACGACGCCCCGCCGACGGCGAGCCCCAGCACCACCCGCGCCACCACCATGGCGGTCAGCCCGGGGGCCAGGGCCGTGCCCAGGGCACCCACGAGGAAGACGACGGCGAGACCCAGGACGGTCCGCCGTCGTCCGTGCCGGTCCGCGAGCCGACCGGCGAGCAGAGCGCCGAGGGCGGCGCCGACGAGGAGGGAGGAGGTGACCAGGCCCTCCGCCTGGACGGTGAGGTCCAGGCCGCCCTGGTCGGCGGGGCGGGTCATGTAGGGCAGGGCGCCGGCGATGACGCCGGTGTCGTACCCGAAGAGCAGACCGCCGATCGTGATCGCGAAGGCCGTGAGCCGCATCCGGAGCGGCCGGACGGGGGCGTCCGCCTCCGGGAGGGCGGCGAGCCGGTCGCGGGTGGTCGCGGACGTCGGCGCGCTCAATGGGCACCGCCGAGGTTGAGGATCACCACACCGGCGACGATGAGCCCGATGCCGGCCACCTTGGTCAGTGTCAGCGGCTCCCCGAGGAAGGCCGCACCGACCGCGGCGACCGCGGCGGTGCCGAGCCCGGACCACATCGCGTAGGCCACGGAGACGGGGACGGACTTCACGGTCTGGGCGAGGAAGAGGAAGGCGACGCCGTAGCAGCCGAGCGTCGCGACGGTCGGCCACAGGCGCGTGAACCCCTCGGTGAACTTGATCAGCGAGGTGCCGACGACCTCTGCCGCGATGGCGAGGAAAAGGAGGAGGTAGGCCAAGGCGGCAGCCTTTCTGGGGTGAGAGGGTCCCGGTCATTCGAACCGGCCTGCGCCGGTCGCCGCAACTTCCGGGGCGCGGCAGCGGCTTTCCGGCCGTCTCCGCCTGCTCACCGGGTGCGGTGGGTCACAACTACGGACACACTGTGCCCACCAGACCCGCACCGTCGGGTCGTGACGAGAGGAGCCGGCATGGGGATCGGTGGAGGAATCTTCCTCATCGTGATCGGGGCGATCCTGGCCTTCGCGGTGTCCGACGTGATCGAGGGCGTCGACCTGTCGATGATCGGGTACATCTGCATGGGTGCGGGAGTGATCGCGCTCGTGATCGCGCTGATCATGCACAGCCAGCGCACGAACACCACCCACACCGAGCGCGTCGAGCGCCGGGACGAGCGCCACATCCACGGTGACGGCGTCTGACCTCAGCGGCTCCTCCGCAGCTGGCACACGTGCAGCCGGCGACCTCCGGGTCGCCGGCTGCAACGCGTAGGAGAGCCCGCGCAGTCTGTTGCTGCACCAGCAGGGCCGCGTCGCCGTCGCCGCGCCCTCCGGCTAGCGTGTGACTCATGGGACTGTCCCGCATCGCCGCCTCCGTCGAGGACGTCATCAACCGCCGCAGCGTCGTCTACCTGAAGAACCGGGGCTGGCGCCCGCGCACGATCGGGCTGATCGGCTACGGCTCCGTCCAGAGCCTGCACGTGCTCGGGCGCGTGATCATGGCCGACCCGGAGACGGCGGAGGACCCGGACGCGCTCGAGGAGGTGGCGCCGGTCGGGCCGATCAACGTGGCGGCCGAGGCCCAGCGCGGGTGGCGGTCCTTCTTCACCGCCCAGGTGGGCTTCCTGCCCGTGACGGTGCACGCCAACGGCCAGTCCATCCAGAGCATGACGGACCGCGGCGGCTACATCGACGTGATGGTGCGCGACCACGGGCTCGAGCCCGGCTGGCACGAGGTGACCATCGAGGCCAAGGCCGCCGAGCCGGTGAGGGCCAGGGTGCTGGTCGTCGACCCGAGCGTGCGCGCCGGCATCGTCTCCGACATCGACGACACGATCATGGTCACGATGCTGCCGCGCGCCCTCATCGCCGCGTGGAACACGTTCGTGCGCCACACCTCCACCCGCAAGCCCGTGCCAGGCATGGCGGAGCTGTACAAGGATCTCCTCGCCAAGCACCCGAACGCGCCGATCTTCTACCTCTCCACCGGCGCGTGGAACACGGTGCCGACGCTGCGGCGGTTCATGCACCAGCACGGCTACCCCGAGGGGCCGATGCTCATGACCGACTGGGGGCCGACGCCGACGGGCTTCTTCCGCTCCGGCATCGAGCACAAGCGCACCCAGCTGCGGAACCTGCTGATCACGTTCCCGGAGATCAACTGGCTGCTCGTCGGCGACGACGGTCAGCACGACCCGATGATCTACGACGAGCTGGCCCGGGAGCACCCGCGGCACGTCGCCGCCATCGCGATCCGGCAGCTCTCCCCGGCCGAGCAGGTGCTGGCGCACGGCACGCCCGAGGCCATTGAGGAACCGCCCGCCCTGCGCAACGCCACCGCCGAGCACGGGGTGCCGACCGTGCAGGGCCGCGACGGTCACGCCCTGGCCACCGTGCTGCCCGAGGTGGTCGCGGAGCGGGACGAGGCGCTGGTGGCGCTCGGCGACTGAGCGCTGCCACGCCCTCAAGGCCGCCCCGACCGCCGTCGCCAGGCTGCGCCTCTGACGAGATGGCCGTTCTGGTCAGAAATCGCCTCTGAACTCGCCAGAACGACAACCTCGTCGTCGGGAATGAGGACTGCGAGGCCATGCCGGGCCGGGCCCAGCCGCGTCGGGCCACCGACCGACGTCGGACGTCACGCCGGCGAGACCACCCGCGTGCCGGGCAGCGCGACGCCCCGCGCCGCGAGAAAGGCGATCGGGTCCACCGGGGTGCCGTTGACGCGCACCTCGAAGTGCAGGTGCGGCCCGGTGGAGTTGCCGGACGAGCCCACCCGCGCGATCTGCTGCCCGGCGGTGACCGTGTCCCCCACCCGCACGAGGATGCCGTTCGGCCAGGGGTGGACGTACCGGGTCTGCACCCCGCCGCCGTGGTCGACCGCCACCATGTACCCGGAGTTCCCGCCCGAGGACGGCCCCGCGATGACGACGACGCCGTCGGCCGCCGCGTAGATCGGGTGCCCGTCCACGGCGGCCAGGTCGGCCCCCGCGTGCAGGGTGCGGACCCCGCTGATGGGGTGCACCCGGTACCCGAACGCCGAGGTGTACCGGACGTTGCCGAGGATCGGGGAGGTCCAGCCCTCGGCGGTGACCGCGCCGGCACTGAGGGCGCTGCACGGGCTGGGCCCGGCCGCGGCGGCGATCGCGTCGAGGTTCTCCCCGGCCAGCGCGTCCACGACCGTCACCGCGTCCCGCCAGTACTTCTCGTAGTGGTACGGGTCCGCGTTGCCCTGCACGCGGTGCGCCACGATGGTCGGCGGCTGCGTGGTGCGGTCCGTGAGCGTGGCGAGCCTGCGGAAGAACATCGTCGCCGAGGCGGTGGGGTCCATGCGCTGCTCGAGGGTGCCCCAGGCACCGTTGTCCCGCTGCTGGAACAGGCCGCGCGAGTCCGGCCCCGCCTCGTCGCCGTGGTCGAGCACCTCCAGCCCGGACTCCCCCATCGCGGTCATGACCCCGATGGTCTGGTCGCGCACGGACAGCCCGAGGTCCGCGCCGGCGTTGATGATCGCGGCGGCGTTCGCCAGCTGCACGCCGCTGTAGCCGTTCACCTCTGCGTCTGGCTCCCCGGCGAGCGCGACCCGCACCCCCGGGCCGTCCACGTTGCACGTGTCCAGCCGGTCCTCGGCGTCGATGAGCAGGACGAGCGTCAGCGCACCGCCGACGACCGAGGCGAGCACGAGGACCAGCGCGATCACAAGGCGGCGCACGTCAGGCCTGCCCCTCGGGCGGCACGATCCGCTCCACCAGCCACGGCGTCGGGCCGTCCTGGCGCGAGAGCAGCACCTGCACCGTGCCCGCGTCGGTGCCGACGTCCACGCGGGCGAGGTAGACGCTCGGCTCCTCGACCACCTTCGGCTCGCCCGTCACCTTGCGCGCGACGATCGAGGCCGGCTGCAGCCACTGGTAGTCCTGCCGCGCCGTCGGCGTGAGGTACACGGACAGCTCGTCGAACCACCGGGCCGCCGGGAGGTCGGGTCGGGCCCACGCCCGCACGGCGTCCTGGGCCACCCGGCGCGCCTGCGCCCGGGACGCGTCGTCCCACACCGGGGCCGGCGCCGCGGTGACCGGCGCGTCCGGCTCGTCCATCGGCTCGCCCGTGGGGGTGGGCGGCACCGGGACGGACGACGGCGAGGGCGCCCCGCTCGTCGCCGTCGGCCCGGGCCGCGGCTCGGGCGAGGGCCCAGGTCCGGGGCCCGTGCACGCGGCCAGCACGCAGCCCAGCACCAGTGCTGCGGCCCCGCGCCGGACCGCACCGGCAGGACCTGCGCGCATGAGACCTCCGTCCCGGCTCCACGGCGCCCGACGGGCGCGGGGCTCGCACACCCTGTATTGGTGGTGTCAACTAGGTCACCATGATCACGTAGGGACTGCATGATGGTGGTCCGATCAGGACCGTCCTCGGACGCAAACCCCCGAAGGGGCGCTCAGATGGGCAACCATCCACGGCTGAAGAGCCGCGACGACGTCGTCGCCGGCGACCGCTTCCTCGTGCCCACCGGCCCGGCGACGCCGCAGCGTGGCGTGCCGGTGCCCGAGAACGCGCTGCCGGCGCGTGTCCGCACCGAGCGGGCGGCGCCCTGGTGGTTCGGCACGCACGGCGGCGCGGGCGAGTCCACCCTCGCGGCGCTGGTGACCGGTTCGCGGGCGGCGGGCCACGCGTGGCCGCTCCCGCGCGACGTCAACGACCCCCAGCCCGTGGTCCTCGTGGCCCGCACCAGCGCACGGGGCCTGGAGAGCGCCCGCGTCGCCGCCACGCAGTGGGCCGCCGGTGACGTGCTCGGCGTCGACCTGCTCGGCCTCGTGCTCATGGCGGACGCCCCCGGCCGGCTCCCCCGGGCCCTGCGCGACCTCGCCCAGCTCGTTGGCGGCGGGGTGCCCCGGGTGTGGACGGTGCCGTGGGTCGAGGCGTGGCGGTCCGGCGACGACGTCGTGCCGCACGCGGTCGGCGTGCTGCGCCGCGACCTCACCACGCTCCTGCCCGACGGGGAGGCCTGACGTGCTCGGTCCCGTCGTCGGCGCACTCAGCACCGCCACGCTCACCCTCACCAACGTGCCCGACCCGGGCCAGGGCGAGGCGCCCCCCGGCATGGAGGGGTTCCTCCAGCTGCTGTCGTGGACCAAGTGGATCGCCCTGGGCATCTGCGTGCTCGGCCTCATGGTCGCCGGCGCCCTCATGGCGATCAACGCCCGGCGCGGCGAGGGCGGCGAGCACCTGGGCCGCATCGGCATGGCGCTCGCGGGGGTGGTCGTCATCTCCGGTGCCTACTTCGTCGTCGGCGCGCTGGCGTAGGGAGCGGACGTGCCGGCGGACGAGGGGCGCAGCGCGTGGACGCGCCCCGCGTTCGTGGGCTCCGCCGTGCTGCTCCTGGCCCTGCTGATCCTCGTCGTCTGGCTGCTCGCGCGCGGCGACGGCGCCCCGGCCGACCCGGGCACCGCCGCGCCCGGGTCGGCCACGGCTGCGCCGTCGGCAGGCCGAGAGAGCCCCACCACCGGACCCACCGGGACCGCCCGGGCAGCCCCGGGGCGGTCGGTCTGCGGGCTGACCGAGGAGGCCGACTCCGGCACGCTCACCCGGGCGCCGGCGGCGACGTGGCAGCTCGTGGGCACGGTGGCCGCGCCCTCGGTCGAGGGCCAGGGCCCGGGCGAGGACGACGACGGCCTCCGCACCTGCTACGCGCGCACCCCCACCGGGGCGCTGCTGGCCGCCGCGAACGTGGCCGCCATGGGCTCCTCCCCCCAGCTGATCGGCCGGATGACCGAGGAGATGACCGCCGAGGGACCCGGCCGCGACGCCGCCCTGAAGTACCTCGAGGCCGGCGCCGCCCCCGAGATCCCCACCGGGGTGCGTTACCAGATCCGCGGCTTCCGGCTCCTCGACTACACCGGCACCGAGGCGTCGGTGGACCTGGCGCTGGGCGTCGACGGCGGCCTGACGGGCAGCTTCGTGCTGGACCTGCGCTGGGAGGACGGCGACTGGAAGGTCGTCCTCACCGACGACGGCGGCCTCGGCAGCCTGCCCGCACCCGTGCCGGACCTGACCGGCTACACCCTGTGGTCGGGGGCGTAGATGTCGAGCGCCGACCCCACGACGCCCGTGCCGCCGGGCGGCTGCAGCCCGCTCGACGTCACCTGTGCCACCTCGACCTGGACCGCCGACGACGGCAGCTCCACCGCCCTGGACCAGCTGGCCGGGGCGGTGTCCGAGGCCCTCGACACCACGCTGTCGTCCCTGGGCAAGATGTGGGAGAACGTCGCCACGCCGGCGCTGACGGGCGACGGCGAGGGGGCCGTCACGGCCGGCTCCGTGGCCCCGGGGTCGGTCGCCGCGGTGGAGACGGTCCTCGGCTGGGTCGTGTGGATCTCCCTCGGCGTCGCCGTCATGTCCCTGCTCGCCCTCGGCGCCTGGCTCGCCCTGGCCGGGCGCCGAGGCGACGGCGGCCGGCAGCTGGGCCGGGTCGGGATCGTCCTGGGCGGGGTGCTTCTGATCTCGGGGGCGTCCGCGGTGGTGGGTGCGCTGGTGCCGCCGGAGCGGTTCGCCGGCGGGTCGGCACCGGTCGCCACGACGCAGAACGCCCTGTGGTGGTTCACCGCGGCGATGGCCGTGCTCTCGGTGATCGTGGCCGGCGCGAAGATGGCGTGGGAGCAGCGCGCCGCCGCCGGGCGCGACCTGGTTCGGTCCCTGCTCACGCTCGTGGTCGTGGCCGGCGCCGGGCTGACCGTGATCGGGCTCGCCGTCGTCGCCGCGGACGGCTTCGCCGCCTGGCTGCTCGAGCGGGTCACCGGCGGCGAGGACTTCGGCACCCGGGTCCGCGACCTCGTGGTGCTGTCGGACTCCCTCGGCGTGCTGCTGGTGATCGTCCTCGGGCTGCTCGCCGTGGTGGTGGCGTTCGTCCAGATCATGCTGCTGGTGCTGCGCGGCGCGATGCTCGTGATCCTCGCCGGCATCTTCCCGCTCTCGGCGGCGTTCACGAACACCGCGGTCGGCCGTGCCTGGTTCTCGCGGGTGGTCGCGTGGATCGTCGCGTTCGTGCTGTACAAGCCGGCGGTGGCCATCGTCTACGCGACCGCGTTCCAGCTCACCGACACCGGCCTCGTCACGGACGACGGCACCGGCCTCGTCCCGCTCCTCGCCGGCATCATCCTCATGGTCCTGGCACTGCTGGCGCTGCCCGCGCTGATGTCCGTGGCGGCACCGCTGGTGGGCACGGTGGCCCCGGGAGGCACGCCGGCGGCCGCCGCGCTGCCGCCGGGCACGTCCGCGGCGCTGCCCAGCGGGGCGGCGGCGGTGCACCGCGTGCGACCCGCGGCGGCGCCGCCCGCACCGGCAGGTGCCGCCGCGGGCGTGGGCCTGGTGGGGCCCCGCGGCTCGAGCGAGCTGCGCGGTCTGCGGGCCGGCGACACCACCGTCGGCCCCGGCGGGTCCGGCAACGGCCCCGGTTCCGGCCCGGGTTCCGGCGCGCCCGGCTCCGGCGGGCAGGGCTCGGGCGCGGGCGTGCCGGGGGGCGCCACCGAGGACGACCTGACCGGCCGGGGCACGGGCACCGACGCAGTCGTCGGCGCGGACGCGGGCGCGGGCGTCGAGCCGGGCGACCTCGAGCCCGCCGGTGACACGCCGCCCGGCGAGCCGCCCGCCGACGACCAGCACCATCCCCGCAGGGGGAACCCCGACCAGCCCCGCCCCCGCGCGGCGATCCACGAAGGAGACGGTTCACGTGCCGGCAACCGCTGACAGCCCCCACGTGCCACGCACCTACGGCAACTGGCGCCGTCCCACCACGCCGGGCCTGATGGGCCTGGGCACCGCCGGGACCCTCATCCTCATGGCCGGGCTCGTGCTGGTGGTGCTCGTCGTCATGCTCACGGACCTGCTCACCGGGCTCGTCTTCGCCGCCGGGCTCGCCGTCGTGCTCCTGGCGATCGGCGTGCGCGACAAGCACGGCCTCAACGCCCTCGACAAGGGCGCCGCCCGCTGGTCCTGGTGGCGCCAGCGCTCCGCCGGCGAGCACCTCTACCGCTCCGGCCCGCTGGGGCAGGTGCCGTGGGGCACGTGCCAGCTGCCCGGGCTGGCCGCGTCGTCGAAGCTCACCGAGCACTCCGACTCGTACGGGCGGCGCTTCGCCCTCATCCGCGTGCCCACCACCTCCACCTACACCCTCGTCATCGGCACCGAGCCCGACGGCGCAGCCCTGGTGGACGAGGAGCAGGTGGACTCCTGGGTCGCCGACTGGGGGCTGTGGCTGGCGAACCTGGGCGACGAGCCGGGCATCGTCGCGGCGTCGGTGACGATCGAGACAGCGCCGGACACGGGTACCCGCCTGCGCCGCGAGGTGGGCACGAACCTCGACCCCGACGCCCCCGAGTTCGCCAGGGCGCTGCTCGCCGAGACGGTGGCCGACTACCCGCACGGCTCCTCCACCGTGCGCGCGTACGTGGCCCTGACCTTCAACGCCACGCACAACGGCAGACGACGCAAGCCGGCCGAGTTCGCCCGCGAGCTGGGCGCACGCCTGCCCGGGCTCACCGGGGAGCTGCAGGCCACCGGCGCCGGCCCGGCGCACCCGGTGGACGCCCTGGAGCTGTGCGAGCTCGTGCGGGTGGCGTACGACCCGGCGGCCGCCGTCGCGATCGACGAGGCGCACGCCGAGGGGCTGACCACCAGCCTGACCTGGTCCGACGTCGGCCCCTCCGCCGCGGAGGCCTCGTGGGACGACTACCGGCACGACTCCGGGGTGTCGGTGACCTGGGCGATGACGGGTGCTCCGCGCGGGAACGTGCAGGCCTCGATCCTCTCGCGGCTGGTGGCCCCGCACCGCGACGTCGCCCGCAAGCGCGTGACGCTGCTCTACCGGCCCATCGACGCGGCGTCCGCCGCCGCGATCGTGGAGTCGGACCTGCGCGCCGCCCAGTTCCGGCAGTCCTCCTCGGACAAGCCCACCGCCCGCGACGTGCTCGCCACGCGCGCCGCGGCCCTGACCGCGCAGGAGGAGGCCGCGGGCGCCGGGCTCGTCAACTTCGGCATGCTCGTGACGGCCACGGTCCTCGACGAGGCGCGCGAGGCCGACGCCCGTGCCGCCGTCGAGAACCTGGCCGCCACCGCCCGGCTGCGCGTGCGGCCCGCGTACGGCTCCCAGGACACGGCGTTCGCCGCCGCGCTGCCCCTCGGCCTGGTGCTGCCGCGGCACCTCGACCTGCCCTCCCAGGTCCGGAGCCGGCTGTGAGCCGGAAGAAGCAGGAGGGGACGACGGCGGCCCCCGCCCGCCCGGGGCCGCGCGGCTGGCCGGGGCGCGGGCGTGGCCGGGCCGGCTCCATCCAGCCGGTGCCGGAGTGGCGCGGCTCGACCCGGCAGGTGTGCGGGCTCTGGCCCTTCGCCGTCGGCTCGGGGACCCCGATGGTCGGGGTCCCGCTGGGGCGCAACATGGTCACCGGCGCCACGGTGTGCTGCGACCCGGTGTCGTGGTTCCAGCGGGCGAACCTCATCTCCAACCCGTCGGCGTTCGTGCTGGGCCTGCCGGGCCTGGGCAAGTCCACGCTCGTGCGACGCATGGCGGCCGGCCTCGCCGGGTACGGCGTCATGCCGCTCGTGCTCGGCGACCTCAAGCCCGACTACGTCGACCTCATCGAGGCGCTCGGCGGGCAGGTGATCGCCCTGGGCGGGGACCGCGGGCACATCAACGTCCTCGACCCCGGGGAGGCGACGTCGGCGGCCGAGCGCCTCACCGGCAGCGCCCGCGCGATGGTGCTCACCGACGCGCACGAGCGGCGGCTGACGATGGTGTCCTCGCTGCTGACGATCCTGCGCGCCCAGCCCCCGACCGACCGGGAGGAGACGATCCTCGACCGGGCCTTGCGGGTGCTCGACGAGCGCCACGACGGCGTGCCGGTACTTCCCGACCTGCTCGAGGTCATCCGCTCCGCGCCCGAGGACGTGCGGCAGGTGGCGCTCGACCGCGGCTCGCTGGAGCGCTACCAGGAGGTGACGGAGAACCTCGAGGCCTCGCTGATCGGCCTGGTCGACGGCGGTCGGCTCGGCCGCACGTTCTCCCGCCCCACCACGAACCCGATGCGCCGGGACCGGCCGGTGGTCTACGACGTCAGCCACATCGACGACGCCCAGACCGACCTGCAGGCCGCGGTCATGCTGGCGTGCTGGTCGGCCGGGTTCGGCACGGTCAACGTGGCCAACGCCCTCGCCGACGCCGGCGTGGAGCCGCGCCGCCACTACTTCGTGGTCCTCGACGAGCTGTGGCGGGTCCTGCGCGCCGGCCGCGGCATCGTCGACCGGGTCGACGCCCTCACGCGGCTCAACCGCACCCGCGGCGTGGGCACGGTGATGGTCTCCCACACGATGTCCGACCTGCTGGCCCTGCCCGCCGAGGAGGACCGCATGAAGGCGCGCGGGTTCGTCGAGCGCTCCGGGATGGTGGTGGCGGGCGGGCTCCCCGGCGCGGAGATGCCGATGCTCACCCAGGCGGTGCCGCTCTCCCGCGCCGAGCAGGAGCTGCTCATCGGCTGGCAGGACCCGCCCGCCTGGGACCCGGTGCACCACCGGGAGACCGAGCCGCCCGGGCGCGGGAAGTTCCTCGTCAAGGTCGGCGGCCGGCCCGGCATCCCCGT
It encodes the following:
- a CDS encoding SCO6880 family protein encodes the protein MPATADSPHVPRTYGNWRRPTTPGLMGLGTAGTLILMAGLVLVVLVVMLTDLLTGLVFAAGLAVVLLAIGVRDKHGLNALDKGAARWSWWRQRSAGEHLYRSGPLGQVPWGTCQLPGLAASSKLTEHSDSYGRRFALIRVPTTSTYTLVIGTEPDGAALVDEEQVDSWVADWGLWLANLGDEPGIVAASVTIETAPDTGTRLRREVGTNLDPDAPEFARALLAETVADYPHGSSTVRAYVALTFNATHNGRRRKPAEFARELGARLPGLTGELQATGAGPAHPVDALELCELVRVAYDPAAAVAIDEAHAEGLTTSLTWSDVGPSAAEASWDDYRHDSGVSVTWAMTGAPRGNVQASILSRLVAPHRDVARKRVTLLYRPIDAASAAAIVESDLRAAQFRQSSSDKPTARDVLATRAAALTAQEEAAGAGLVNFGMLVTATVLDEAREADARAAVENLAATARLRVRPAYGSQDTAFAAALPLGLVLPRHLDLPSQVRSRL
- a CDS encoding DUF6458 family protein → MTRGAGMGIGGGIFLIVIGAILAFAVSDVIEGVDLSMIGYICMGAGVIALVIALIMHSQRTNTTHTERVERRDERHIHGDGV
- a CDS encoding DMT family transporter, with protein sequence MAYLLLFLAIAAEVVGTSLIKFTEGFTRLWPTVATLGCYGVAFLFLAQTVKSVPVSVAYAMWSGLGTAAVAAVGAAFLGEPLTLTKVAGIGLIVAGVVILNLGGAH
- a CDS encoding DUF6668 family protein yields the protein MGNHPRLKSRDDVVAGDRFLVPTGPATPQRGVPVPENALPARVRTERAAPWWFGTHGGAGESTLAALVTGSRAAGHAWPLPRDVNDPQPVVLVARTSARGLESARVAATQWAAGDVLGVDLLGLVLMADAPGRLPRALRDLAQLVGGGVPRVWTVPWVEAWRSGDDVVPHAVGVLRRDLTTLLPDGEA
- a CDS encoding ATP/GTP-binding protein → MSRKKQEGTTAAPARPGPRGWPGRGRGRAGSIQPVPEWRGSTRQVCGLWPFAVGSGTPMVGVPLGRNMVTGATVCCDPVSWFQRANLISNPSAFVLGLPGLGKSTLVRRMAAGLAGYGVMPLVLGDLKPDYVDLIEALGGQVIALGGDRGHINVLDPGEATSAAERLTGSARAMVLTDAHERRLTMVSSLLTILRAQPPTDREETILDRALRVLDERHDGVPVLPDLLEVIRSAPEDVRQVALDRGSLERYQEVTENLEASLIGLVDGGRLGRTFSRPTTNPMRRDRPVVYDVSHIDDAQTDLQAAVMLACWSAGFGTVNVANALADAGVEPRRHYFVVLDELWRVLRAGRGIVDRVDALTRLNRTRGVGTVMVSHTMSDLLALPAEEDRMKARGFVERSGMVVAGGLPGAEMPMLTQAVPLSRAEQELLIGWQDPPAWDPVHHRETEPPGRGKFLVKVGGRPGIPVQVQLTAVELGIHDTNKRWRELSRVGRVERPAEQVGPPGG
- a CDS encoding M23 family metallopeptidase, with protein sequence MRRLVIALVLVLASVVGGALTLVLLIDAEDRLDTCNVDGPGVRVALAGEPDAEVNGYSGVQLANAAAIINAGADLGLSVRDQTIGVMTAMGESGLEVLDHGDEAGPDSRGLFQQRDNGAWGTLEQRMDPTASATMFFRRLATLTDRTTQPPTIVAHRVQGNADPYHYEKYWRDAVTVVDALAGENLDAIAAAAGPSPCSALSAGAVTAEGWTSPILGNVRYTSAFGYRVHPISGVRTLHAGADLAAVDGHPIYAAADGVVVIAGPSSGGNSGYMVAVDHGGGVQTRYVHPWPNGILVRVGDTVTAGQQIARVGSSGNSTGPHLHFEVRVNGTPVDPIAFLAARGVALPGTRVVSPA
- a CDS encoding App1 family protein, translating into MGLSRIAASVEDVINRRSVVYLKNRGWRPRTIGLIGYGSVQSLHVLGRVIMADPETAEDPDALEEVAPVGPINVAAEAQRGWRSFFTAQVGFLPVTVHANGQSIQSMTDRGGYIDVMVRDHGLEPGWHEVTIEAKAAEPVRARVLVVDPSVRAGIVSDIDDTIMVTMLPRALIAAWNTFVRHTSTRKPVPGMAELYKDLLAKHPNAPIFYLSTGAWNTVPTLRRFMHQHGYPEGPMLMTDWGPTPTGFFRSGIEHKRTQLRNLLITFPEINWLLVGDDGQHDPMIYDELAREHPRHVAAIAIRQLSPAEQVLAHGTPEAIEEPPALRNATAEHGVPTVQGRDGHALATVLPEVVAERDEALVALGD
- a CDS encoding sugar porter family MFS transporter: MSAPTSATTRDRLAALPEADAPVRPLRMRLTAFAITIGGLLFGYDTGVIAGALPYMTRPADQGGLDLTVQAEGLVTSSLLVGAALGALLAGRLADRHGRRRTVLGLAVVFLVGALGTALAPGLTAMVVARVVLGLAVGGASSTVPVFLAELAPKEKRGTYVAVDQLMIVTGQLLAYTTNAVLANTVDSPHTWRYMLAAASVPAVALWIGVHFVPETSRWYAARARYGEALTTLRRSRPAGHDSLGELMEIVAVTRAEEGRERYGWRELRLPWVRRLLVVGIGIAVIQQVSGVNTIMYYAPLLLELTGLATDAALTATIANGVVSVVGALIGLRIVRRLPRRTMLLVGQAGILVALLALSGVFALAVEPALTADGVPPVGASYAVLAFMLVFLLFQQAALSPVTWVMLSEVFPLQLRGLGMGVAVFLHWCVNAAISFAFPVLVAAVGGATTFLAFAVVNVGAIVFARRMIPETSGRSLEELEADFRLRFAPAR